A window of Thalassophryne amazonica chromosome 12, fThaAma1.1, whole genome shotgun sequence genomic DNA:
CAGTGACATGCAAATGAGGTCAACAAACACAAAAATTATTCACCAAATGAGTTAAGGTCATGCAgcaaaatggggggaaaaaaacaaaaacaaacaaaaaacatttcagccTACATATAAATACTTAAAAAATCTTTACAGTTTCATCTCATAGTGCCcatttatatttacatattaacaaaagaataaataaaaaccacagCGTGTTGCCAAACGAGATAATCCCGGTGAGGTTTTGCTTCTCTGTGCGTTCAGTCTGAAAAAGAACCGGATCCTCCTTTTTTTTGCGCATCACCAAACCAGGAACGGTTCGTGCTGCGTTCACGGCCTGCTCCCCTGTTCGATTTGCTGGTGCTGACTCCTCACGGCGAACCTGTTGACGTGCACGGGGATAGGCACCACGATTTTGGGGTTTCTCACCGGTTCCCCCGAGCGGTTGTTGACGTTTCCCGCTTTGATCCGTTTCCATTTGGCGCGCCGGTTCTGGAACCAGATCTTCACCTGCACCTCGCTCAATTTGAGTGCGTGCGCGATCTGCGAGCGTTCGGTGAGCGACAGGTACTTTTTACAGTGAAACTCCTTTTCCAGTTCGAGCAGCTGCTCGCTGGTGAAAGCTGTCCGTCTCCGCCGGCTCTTCCCAGCCGAGCCGCCGGCGGGCAGCGGCTCGGCGGAGCCGCCCTTCAGTTTGCTCTTCTGGCTCAGCGAGCCGCAGTTGTTGCCGTCCGAGAAACTTTCGTTCTCGCTGTCCGCCGAGCTGTCCTCCCGGTCGCTGCACGCCGTGTCCGCGGATTTTAGCTCCAGCTTCTCGTCATCTGAACTGTACAGTTTGGTCTCacctaaaaaaagaaagaaagaaagaaagaaagatggaaGCACACTTATTTAATCGGCCTGCAAGCGCTTCAAAAATTTCCTACAGTTatgacaaatattttgctgatataGGCTGTTATGTTAGTTCATTCCAGGTGTGTCCATCAAGTTTTCATAGAtttatgtttaaaaataaaaatatgtccaagttttttttaaaaaatgcaggTCACATTAATATTTGTGTCACACT
This region includes:
- the gbx1 gene encoding homeobox protein GBX-1; translation: MQRPGGQGTAFSIDSLIGTPQPRPGHLLYTGYPMFMPYRPLVIPQALSHSPLSSGIPPLAPLASFAGRLTNTFCASLGQGVPSMVALTTTMPSFSDPPDSFYPPQELPGPRLSAADPGARRQDSPHSEELHGRDKSSELLNFSETFQTISGETKLYSSDDEKLELKSADTACSDREDSSADSENESFSDGNNCGSLSQKSKLKGGSAEPLPAGGSAGKSRRRRTAFTSEQLLELEKEFHCKKYLSLTERSQIAHALKLSEVQVKIWFQNRRAKWKRIKAGNVNNRSGEPVRNPKIVVPIPVHVNRFAVRSQHQQIEQGSRP